From Micromonospora sp. NBC_01699, a single genomic window includes:
- a CDS encoding cell division protein FtsQ/DivIB has protein sequence MVRAGSDAVPPSARRFMRRARQRRLRAALPWAGVGGVLVLAALVVWVVYGTSLFGVGELRVTGTALTTPEQVREAAGVPVGRPLARVDLAEVRDRVGGLAPVERVTVSRQWPGTLLVEVVERTAVAVVPQGRQFAVVDGAGVVFRTLPQRPAGLPLVRVGSPGGGDPATRAALQVLAALTPQLSEQLVEVAVEGPARILVKLRGDRTVVWGDSARSGDKATVATALLGHDSDTIDVSSPDVVTIR, from the coding sequence CTGGTCCGGGCGGGCAGTGACGCGGTGCCCCCGTCGGCCCGGCGGTTCATGCGCCGGGCCCGGCAGCGGCGGCTGCGCGCGGCGCTGCCCTGGGCCGGCGTGGGCGGGGTGCTGGTGCTCGCCGCCCTGGTCGTCTGGGTCGTCTACGGCACCTCGCTGTTCGGGGTCGGCGAGCTGCGGGTGACCGGCACCGCGCTGACCACCCCGGAGCAGGTACGCGAGGCCGCCGGGGTGCCGGTCGGGCGGCCGCTGGCCAGGGTGGACCTGGCCGAGGTGCGCGACCGGGTCGGCGGGCTGGCGCCGGTGGAGCGGGTGACGGTGTCCCGACAGTGGCCGGGCACGCTGTTGGTCGAGGTGGTCGAGCGGACAGCGGTGGCGGTGGTGCCGCAGGGCCGGCAGTTCGCCGTGGTGGACGGTGCGGGGGTGGTGTTCCGGACGCTGCCGCAGCGGCCGGCCGGTCTGCCGCTGGTCCGGGTCGGATCGCCGGGCGGCGGTGACCCCGCGACCCGGGCGGCGTTGCAGGTGCTGGCCGCGCTGACCCCGCAGTTGAGCGAGCAGCTGGTCGAGGTCGCGGTGGAGGGGCCGGCGCGGATCCTGGTCAAGCTGCGCGGCGACCGTACGGTGGTCTGGGGCGACTCGGCGCGCAGCGGCGACAAGGCGACGGTGGCCACCGCGCTGCTCGGACACGACAGCGACACCATCGATGTCAGCTCGCCGGACGTGGTGACCATCCGCTGA
- the ftsZ gene encoding cell division protein FtsZ yields the protein MTPPHNYLAVIKVVGIGGGGVNAVNRMIEVGLKGVEFIAINTDAQALLMSDADVKLDVGRELTRGLGAGANPDVGKNAAEDHRDEIEEVLKGADMVFVTCGEGGGTGTGGAPVVANIARKLGALTIGVVTRPFSFEGKRRQVQAEAGIEELRNQCDTLIVIPNDRLLALGDRGISMMDAFRQADQVLLSGVQGITDLITTPGLINLDFADVKSVMSGAGSALMGIGSARGDNRAVEAAEAAISSPLLEQSMDGARGVLLSIAGGSDLGLFEINDAAQLVTDAAHPDANIIFGAVIDDALGDEVRVTVIAAGFDGGTPSYKAAEPPRKVNQSQPQAQPAVAHGSTSSVQNTPPAPTQSTRRVLFDDVDVPDFLKNGS from the coding sequence ATGACACCTCCGCACAACTACCTGGCGGTCATCAAGGTCGTCGGCATCGGTGGCGGCGGCGTCAACGCCGTCAACCGGATGATCGAGGTTGGGCTCAAGGGCGTCGAGTTCATCGCGATCAACACCGACGCCCAGGCCCTGCTGATGAGTGACGCCGACGTCAAGCTCGACGTCGGCCGGGAGCTGACCCGGGGACTGGGCGCGGGCGCCAACCCGGACGTCGGCAAGAACGCCGCCGAGGACCACCGCGACGAGATCGAGGAGGTGCTCAAGGGCGCCGACATGGTCTTCGTGACCTGCGGTGAGGGCGGCGGTACGGGCACCGGCGGCGCGCCGGTGGTGGCGAACATCGCCCGCAAGCTCGGCGCGCTGACCATCGGCGTGGTGACCCGCCCGTTCTCGTTCGAGGGCAAGCGCCGGCAGGTGCAGGCCGAGGCGGGAATAGAAGAACTCCGCAACCAGTGCGACACCCTGATCGTGATCCCGAACGACCGGCTGCTCGCCCTGGGCGACCGGGGGATCAGCATGATGGACGCCTTCCGCCAGGCCGACCAGGTGCTGCTCTCCGGTGTGCAGGGCATCACCGACCTGATCACCACGCCCGGTCTGATCAACCTGGACTTCGCCGACGTCAAGAGCGTGATGAGCGGCGCCGGCAGCGCCCTGATGGGCATCGGCAGCGCGCGCGGGGACAACCGGGCGGTGGAGGCGGCCGAGGCGGCCATCTCCAGCCCGCTGCTGGAGCAGAGCATGGACGGCGCGCGCGGCGTACTGCTCTCCATCGCCGGCGGGTCGGACCTCGGTCTGTTCGAGATCAACGACGCGGCGCAACTGGTCACCGACGCGGCCCACCCGGACGCCAACATCATCTTCGGCGCGGTGATCGACGACGCGCTCGGCGACGAGGTCCGGGTGACCGTGATAGCGGCCGGGTTCGACGGCGGTACGCCCTCGTACAAGGCCGCCGAGCCGCCGCGCAAGGTGAATCAGTCGCAGCCGCAGGCGCAGCCCGCGGTCGCCCACGGTTCGACGTCGAGCGTCCAGAACACGCCGCCCGCGCCGACCCAGTCGACCCGCCGGGTGCTGTTCGACGACGTGGACGTGCCGGACTTCCTCAAGAACGGTTCCTGA
- a CDS encoding UDP-N-acetylmuramoyl-tripeptide--D-alanyl-D-alanine ligase, whose translation MIALTLAEVATAVDGRLVGADPATLVTGPVEFDSRRVRPGSLFVAFPGEHVDGHDYAAAAVQAGAVAVLGTREIAGVPMVLVPDALTAMGPLARTVVDRLPELTVIGLTGSSGKTSTKDLIAQLVARLGPTVAPPGSFNNELGHPYTALQADESTRFLVLEKGARGPGHVRYLTRVVPPRIAVVLNVGVAHVGEFGSVEAIAQAKGELVEALPAAADGGVAVLNADDPRVRAMASRTTARVVLVGEADDADVRATGVSLDDRGRASFVLVTPDGSRPVRLGLSGRHQVGNALAAAAVALEVGLPPADLAGALGELRLVSTRRMDVFDRPDGVTVIDDSYNANPASMSAALRALAEFGRDRRTIAVLGYMAELGEFEQQGHDEVGRLAADLGVDRLFVVGDSAAPIHHGASAVSTWGGMSVLVSDQAEAVATVRAQLRPGDVVLVKGSRYRTWEVVDALRADAANGSGNGAGGVDA comes from the coding sequence ATGATCGCCCTCACGTTGGCCGAGGTGGCCACGGCGGTCGACGGGCGGCTGGTCGGGGCCGACCCGGCGACCCTGGTCACCGGCCCGGTCGAGTTCGACTCCCGCCGGGTCCGGCCCGGATCGTTGTTCGTCGCCTTCCCCGGTGAGCACGTCGACGGCCACGACTACGCCGCCGCAGCCGTGCAGGCGGGCGCGGTCGCGGTGCTCGGCACCCGTGAGATCGCCGGGGTGCCGATGGTGCTGGTCCCCGACGCGCTGACCGCGATGGGCCCGCTGGCCCGTACGGTGGTGGACCGGCTGCCGGAGCTGACCGTGATCGGGCTGACCGGATCCTCCGGCAAGACCAGCACCAAGGACCTGATCGCGCAGCTCGTCGCCCGGCTCGGCCCGACGGTGGCGCCGCCCGGTTCGTTCAACAACGAGCTGGGGCATCCGTACACGGCTTTGCAGGCCGACGAGTCGACCCGTTTCCTGGTGCTGGAGAAGGGTGCCCGTGGCCCCGGCCACGTGCGCTACCTGACCCGGGTGGTCCCGCCGCGGATCGCCGTGGTGCTCAACGTCGGGGTCGCCCACGTCGGCGAGTTCGGCTCGGTCGAGGCGATCGCGCAGGCAAAGGGCGAGCTGGTCGAGGCGTTGCCGGCCGCGGCCGACGGCGGGGTCGCCGTGCTCAACGCCGACGACCCACGGGTACGGGCGATGGCCTCCCGGACCACGGCCAGGGTGGTGCTGGTCGGTGAGGCCGACGACGCCGACGTACGGGCCACCGGGGTGAGCCTGGACGACCGGGGCCGGGCCTCGTTCGTGCTGGTCACGCCGGACGGGAGCCGACCGGTCCGACTCGGGCTGTCCGGGCGCCACCAGGTCGGCAACGCGCTCGCGGCGGCGGCCGTGGCGCTTGAGGTGGGACTGCCACCGGCCGACCTGGCCGGCGCACTGGGTGAGCTGCGGCTGGTGTCGACCCGCCGGATGGACGTCTTCGACCGCCCCGACGGGGTGACGGTCATCGACGACTCGTACAACGCGAATCCCGCGTCGATGTCGGCGGCGCTGCGTGCGCTGGCCGAGTTCGGCCGGGACCGGAGGACCATCGCGGTGCTCGGCTACATGGCCGAGCTCGGCGAGTTCGAGCAGCAGGGACATGATGAGGTCGGCCGGCTCGCGGCCGATCTGGGCGTCGACCGGCTCTTCGTGGTTGGTGACTCGGCGGCGCCGATCCACCACGGGGCGTCGGCGGTGAGTACTTGGGGAGGAATGTCGGTGCTGGTGTCCGATCAGGCGGAGGCGGTGGCCACGGTACGGGCCCAACTGCGCCCCGGCGACGTGGTCCTGGTGAAGGGCTCGCGCTACCGCACCTGGGAGGTGGTCGACGCGTTGCGCGCCGACGCCGCGAACGGGAGCGGGAACGGCGCCGGAGGGGTTGACGCGTGA
- a CDS encoding YggS family pyridoxal phosphate-dependent enzyme has translation MNAPASAAQLDRRAQLAASLARTRARIADAAEAAGRTRDAVTMIAVTKTYPASDALLLAGLGVRELGENRDQEAAPKAAEVAAAGVDVRWHFVGQLQRNKARSVVTYADLVHSVDSVRLAGALATAADRLRDRPLAALVQVSLDGDAERGGALPDRADADRGLSPVAAEIARHDTLRLAGLMAVAPLGWEPERAFARLAEVAAGFRVDHPAAGLLSAGMSGDLETAIAYGATHVRVGSALLGMRSTLR, from the coding sequence ATGAACGCACCAGCCAGCGCGGCGCAGCTCGACCGTCGCGCGCAACTCGCGGCCAGCCTGGCCCGCACCCGGGCCCGGATCGCCGACGCGGCCGAGGCCGCAGGTCGTACCCGGGACGCGGTCACCATGATCGCCGTTACCAAGACGTACCCGGCCAGTGACGCTTTGTTGCTGGCCGGGCTCGGCGTACGGGAGCTGGGCGAGAACCGGGATCAGGAGGCCGCGCCGAAGGCGGCCGAGGTGGCGGCCGCCGGAGTGGACGTTCGCTGGCACTTCGTGGGCCAATTGCAGCGCAACAAGGCCCGTTCGGTGGTCACGTACGCCGACCTGGTCCATTCGGTCGACAGCGTGCGTCTGGCGGGCGCCCTGGCCACCGCCGCGGACCGGCTCCGGGACCGGCCGCTGGCCGCGTTGGTCCAGGTCAGCCTGGATGGCGACGCCGAGCGCGGTGGTGCGCTGCCGGACCGTGCCGACGCCGACCGGGGACTGTCACCGGTGGCCGCCGAGATCGCCCGGCACGACACGTTGCGGCTGGCCGGGCTGATGGCGGTGGCACCGCTGGGCTGGGAGCCGGAGCGCGCGTTCGCCCGGTTGGCCGAGGTGGCGGCCGGGTTTCGGGTCGACCACCCGGCGGCGGGGCTGCTCTCCGCCGGCATGAGCGGCGACCTGGAGACGGCGATCGCGTACGGCGCGACACATGTGCGCGTCGGTAGCGCGTTGCTCGGAATGCGTTCCACGCTGCGGTAG
- the murG gene encoding undecaprenyldiphospho-muramoylpentapeptide beta-N-acetylglucosaminyltransferase: protein MGPLRSVVLAGGGTGGHIYPLLAFADCLRRHDPGVRITCVGTPRGLENELIPPHGYELRQIPAYQLPRSMNLNLLRTPDRMLKASRAAGRVLDEVRADVVVGFGGYVSVPAYLAAWRRELPIVIHEVNVPPGVANRLGMKFTKHVAVGFPHQPQQAESLRDARVVGVPLRRGITALDRVGQRAAARAHFGLRPDLPTLFVSGGSQGARSINLAVSGAAKELARAGVQVLHVIGARNEGVSVPTDLPVPYVTLPYLSEMELGYAAADLMLCRGGAMTVAEVAAIGLPAVYVPYPHSNQEQKRNALPVVEAGGGLLVDDGELTPGWVEQNVLPLARDPRRLAAMSAAVASYGRRDGDEALLDFVYEAVTR, encoded by the coding sequence ATGGGTCCGCTGCGGTCGGTAGTGCTTGCCGGAGGTGGCACCGGGGGGCATATCTACCCGCTGCTGGCCTTTGCCGACTGCCTGCGCCGTCACGACCCGGGAGTACGGATCACCTGCGTGGGTACGCCCCGCGGGCTGGAGAACGAACTCATCCCCCCGCACGGGTACGAACTGCGCCAGATCCCGGCGTACCAGCTGCCCCGGTCGATGAACCTGAACCTGCTGCGTACCCCGGACCGGATGCTGAAGGCGTCCCGGGCGGCCGGCAGGGTGCTCGACGAGGTCCGGGCGGACGTGGTGGTCGGCTTCGGCGGCTACGTCTCGGTGCCGGCGTACCTGGCCGCCTGGCGGCGGGAGCTGCCGATCGTGATCCACGAGGTGAACGTGCCGCCGGGGGTGGCCAACCGGCTCGGGATGAAGTTCACCAAGCACGTGGCGGTGGGCTTCCCGCACCAGCCACAGCAGGCCGAGTCGCTGCGCGACGCCCGGGTGGTCGGCGTACCGCTGCGCCGGGGGATCACCGCGCTGGACCGGGTGGGCCAGCGGGCCGCCGCACGGGCCCACTTCGGGCTCCGACCCGACCTGCCCACGCTCTTCGTCTCCGGCGGCTCCCAGGGCGCCCGCTCGATCAACCTGGCCGTCTCCGGGGCGGCCAAGGAGCTCGCCCGCGCCGGGGTGCAGGTACTGCACGTGATCGGCGCCCGCAACGAGGGCGTCTCGGTCCCCACCGACCTGCCGGTGCCGTACGTGACGCTGCCCTACCTGTCGGAGATGGAACTCGGCTACGCCGCCGCCGACCTGATGCTCTGCCGGGGCGGCGCGATGACGGTCGCCGAGGTGGCCGCGATCGGGCTGCCGGCGGTCTACGTGCCGTACCCGCACAGCAACCAGGAGCAGAAGCGCAACGCGCTGCCGGTGGTCGAGGCCGGCGGCGGCCTGCTCGTCGACGACGGTGAGCTGACCCCGGGCTGGGTCGAGCAGAACGTACTGCCGCTGGCCCGGGACCCGCGCCGGCTGGCCGCGATGAGCGCCGCGGTCGCGAGCTACGGCCGGCGCGACGGCGACGAGGCGTTGCTCGACTTCGTTTACGAGGCGGTGACCCGGTGA
- a CDS encoding FtsW/RodA/SpoVE family cell cycle protein — protein sequence MTGEHPRQTVASGRTTGLSAPKPTRPGPVRPGPGDLDLAGGLAALRGLLDRPLASYYLLLSSAGLLLVIGLTMVFSATSVTEYAEGGNAFGALAKQTVFAVIGLVAFWACQRLPARTFRAVGPPVLGLAVALLLVLNGLLLLFPFGDPDDKTGKLGPLVASLNWLHLGPVQVQPSELAKFGLVLWGADLIVRKGAALGYWRELALPLFPVIGLLFLLVGYNDLGTMLCLLAVVVGLLWAAGVRMRVFAALSALGLAGVGLLIAAASRGGGSGTANADNYRLLRLTAFLNPPPNCDEDACYQLREARLAIDHGGWFGVGLGRGTAKWDWLPMAHNDFIFAVVAEELGVVGCVVVLALFAVLAYSGLRIARRVDDPFRRLAAAAATTWLVSQAIINVGGVTGMLPITGLPLPFISDGGSALVVTLAAIGMLASFARAEPDAARALNARPPARWVRLVWAPLPPLSTGRRPGTSPGAAARDPQSRSGKRRDGQARPEAGRAAGGRAARERAGSANERRR from the coding sequence ATGACGGGCGAACATCCGCGGCAGACCGTCGCCTCCGGGCGTACGACGGGGTTGTCCGCGCCGAAACCGACGCGGCCGGGACCGGTGCGACCGGGACCGGGCGACCTCGACCTCGCCGGCGGCCTGGCCGCCCTGCGCGGCCTGCTCGACCGCCCGCTGGCCTCCTACTACCTGCTGCTGTCCAGCGCCGGCCTGCTGCTGGTGATCGGCCTGACCATGGTCTTCTCCGCCACCAGCGTCACCGAGTACGCCGAGGGCGGCAACGCCTTCGGCGCGCTGGCCAAACAGACCGTCTTCGCGGTGATCGGGCTGGTCGCCTTCTGGGCCTGCCAACGGCTACCGGCCCGGACCTTCCGCGCGGTCGGCCCGCCGGTGCTCGGCCTGGCGGTCGCCCTGCTGCTGGTGCTCAACGGGCTACTGCTGCTGTTCCCGTTCGGGGATCCCGACGACAAGACGGGCAAGCTCGGCCCGTTGGTGGCCAGCCTGAACTGGCTGCACCTCGGCCCGGTGCAGGTGCAACCCTCGGAACTGGCCAAGTTCGGGCTGGTGCTCTGGGGAGCCGACCTGATCGTCCGCAAGGGCGCCGCGCTGGGCTACTGGCGCGAACTGGCCCTGCCGCTGTTCCCGGTGATCGGCCTGCTCTTCCTGCTGGTCGGCTACAACGACCTCGGCACCATGCTCTGCCTGCTCGCCGTGGTCGTCGGCCTGCTCTGGGCGGCCGGGGTCCGGATGCGGGTCTTCGCCGCCCTGTCCGCGCTCGGGCTGGCCGGCGTCGGACTGCTGATCGCCGCCGCCTCCCGTGGCGGCGGGTCCGGCACCGCGAACGCCGACAACTACCGCCTGCTGCGGCTCACCGCATTCCTGAACCCGCCGCCCAACTGCGACGAGGACGCCTGCTACCAGCTGCGGGAGGCCCGCCTCGCGATCGACCACGGCGGCTGGTTCGGGGTCGGCCTGGGCCGGGGCACCGCCAAGTGGGACTGGCTGCCGATGGCGCACAACGACTTCATCTTCGCCGTCGTCGCCGAGGAACTGGGCGTCGTCGGCTGCGTTGTCGTGCTCGCCCTGTTCGCCGTGCTGGCCTACAGCGGCCTGCGGATCGCCCGCCGGGTGGACGACCCGTTCCGGCGGCTCGCCGCCGCCGCCGCGACCACCTGGCTGGTCAGCCAGGCGATCATCAACGTCGGCGGGGTCACCGGGATGCTGCCGATCACCGGCCTGCCGCTGCCGTTCATCTCCGACGGCGGAAGTGCCCTGGTGGTGACCCTCGCCGCGATCGGCATGCTCGCCTCGTTCGCCCGCGCCGAACCGGACGCGGCCCGAGCCCTGAACGCCCGCCCGCCGGCCCGATGGGTACGACTAGTCTGGGCCCCGTTGCCACCGCTTTCCACGGGCCGGCGCCCGGGGACCAGTCCCGGCGCTGCCGCCCGTGATCCCCAGTCGCGATCGGGTAAGCGGCGCGACGGGCAGGCCCGGCCGGAGGCCGGCCGGGCGGCGGGTGGTCGGGCGGCACGGGAGCGTGCCGGCTCGGCGAACGAGAGGAGACGCTGA
- the mraY gene encoding phospho-N-acetylmuramoyl-pentapeptide-transferase, whose translation MRAVIVAIGVAFLVSLFATPLAIKVFTRLKAGQPIRAEGPIMHQGKKGTPTMGGVVFIIATVIAYVAGHLALTTLPSQQIAQVQPTITALVLLGLMVFAGAVGFIDDFLKVRKRNSAGLNKRGKLLGQILVGAVFGVIALYFPSTNGQTVGSTTLSFIRDINALEVGKIVSVIIFIFVVMASTNGVNLTDGLDGLATGASVMVLAAYALIAFWQYRHWCADPDYKIKPSTYCYEVRDPLEIALIAGAAAGACVGFLWWNTSPARIFMGDTGALGLGGLIGGMAMSTRTVLLLPIIGGLFVIITMSVVIQIISFRTTGKRVFRMSPLQHHFELAGWSEVNIVVRFWIIAGIGVAIALGLFYSDFLAAMS comes from the coding sequence GTGAGGGCGGTCATCGTCGCCATCGGCGTGGCCTTCCTGGTGTCGCTCTTCGCCACCCCGCTGGCGATCAAGGTGTTCACCCGGCTCAAGGCGGGCCAGCCGATCCGGGCCGAGGGCCCGATCATGCACCAGGGCAAGAAGGGCACCCCGACCATGGGCGGGGTGGTGTTCATCATCGCCACCGTGATCGCGTACGTCGCCGGTCACCTGGCCCTGACCACCCTGCCGAGCCAGCAGATCGCCCAGGTGCAACCGACCATCACCGCGCTGGTGCTGCTGGGCCTGATGGTCTTCGCCGGCGCGGTCGGTTTCATCGACGACTTCCTGAAGGTCCGCAAGCGCAACAGCGCCGGGTTGAACAAGCGCGGCAAGCTGCTGGGGCAGATCCTGGTCGGCGCGGTGTTCGGGGTGATCGCGCTCTACTTCCCCAGCACCAACGGGCAGACCGTGGGTTCCACCACGCTCTCCTTCATCCGGGACATCAACGCGCTCGAAGTCGGCAAGATCGTCTCGGTGATCATCTTCATCTTCGTGGTGATGGCCTCGACCAACGGGGTGAACCTGACCGACGGGCTCGACGGTCTGGCCACCGGGGCCTCGGTGATGGTGCTCGCCGCGTACGCGCTGATTGCGTTCTGGCAGTACCGGCACTGGTGCGCCGACCCCGACTACAAGATCAAACCCTCGACCTACTGCTACGAGGTACGCGACCCGCTGGAGATCGCCCTGATAGCCGGGGCGGCGGCCGGCGCCTGTGTCGGCTTCCTCTGGTGGAACACCTCGCCGGCACGGATCTTCATGGGCGACACCGGGGCGCTCGGCCTGGGCGGCTTGATCGGTGGCATGGCGATGTCCACCCGTACCGTGCTGCTGCTGCCGATCATCGGTGGCCTCTTCGTGATCATCACGATGTCGGTGGTGATCCAGATCATCTCGTTCCGTACCACGGGCAAACGCGTGTTCCGGATGTCCCCGCTGCAACACCACTTCGAACTCGCCGGGTGGAGCGAGGTCAATATCGTGGTCCGTTTCTGGATCATCGCCGGAATCGGGGTCGCGATCGCTCTCGGCCTGTTCTACAGCGATTTCCTCGCCGCGATGAGCTGA
- the murC gene encoding UDP-N-acetylmuramate--L-alanine ligase has translation MNTAQSSPAGTVAAEDLGTVHLIGIGGIGMSGVARLLLTRGISVSGSELREWPALASLRALGGTIHMTHDAANLDGVDTVVYSTAIPQDHLEMVEAHRRGLRVLHRSEALAAAMTGRRAIAVAGTHGKTTTTSMLTLILQQAGEDPSFVIGGEISEVGSNGHHGSGQYFVAEADESDRSFLRYRPYVSIITNIDEDHLNTYGDYAGLEAGFGEFARLTDPDGFVVVCADDPGTHRLAGALRAEGRTVYTYGLAADADLRLSEVVSSAAGARYQATLDGVSLGEIRLPVPGKHLALNSAATVLTALKLGLPVSAAVTALGTFPGVRRRFERKGVVGGVLVYDEYAYHPTSMTASLQTLREVAGDGRLVVVFQPYRVYRTRDLQDQLAAALGIADEVVMLEVFGPGEVRQPGEGAAALTAAVPLPADRKIFLESWADVPAEVVRRAGRGDVVVTMGAPPISLMGDELLAALAGGPAADDVRDAVVAPGAAGSTPPGA, from the coding sequence ATGAACACCGCGCAGTCCAGTCCGGCCGGTACGGTGGCCGCCGAGGACCTGGGCACCGTACACCTGATCGGGATCGGTGGGATCGGGATGAGCGGGGTGGCCCGCCTGCTGCTCACCCGGGGCATATCCGTCTCCGGCAGCGAGTTGCGGGAGTGGCCGGCGCTGGCCTCCCTGCGCGCCCTCGGCGGCACCATCCACATGACCCACGACGCGGCCAACCTCGACGGGGTCGACACGGTGGTCTACTCCACCGCCATCCCGCAGGACCACCTGGAGATGGTCGAGGCACACCGGCGCGGGCTGCGGGTGCTGCACCGGTCCGAGGCGCTGGCCGCGGCGATGACCGGGCGGCGGGCGATCGCCGTCGCCGGCACCCACGGCAAGACCACCACCACCTCGATGCTCACGTTGATCCTTCAGCAGGCCGGCGAGGATCCGTCCTTCGTGATCGGTGGCGAGATCTCCGAGGTGGGCTCGAACGGCCACCACGGCAGCGGGCAGTACTTCGTCGCCGAGGCCGACGAGAGCGACCGCTCGTTCCTGCGCTACCGGCCGTACGTCTCGATCATCACCAACATCGACGAGGACCACCTCAACACGTACGGCGACTACGCCGGACTGGAGGCCGGCTTCGGCGAGTTCGCCCGACTGACCGACCCGGACGGGTTCGTCGTCGTCTGCGCCGACGACCCGGGCACCCACCGGCTGGCCGGGGCGCTGCGCGCGGAGGGTCGCACGGTCTACACGTACGGGCTGGCGGCCGACGCCGACCTGCGGCTGTCCGAGGTGGTCTCGTCCGCCGCCGGGGCGCGCTACCAGGCCACCCTGGACGGTGTGTCGCTGGGCGAGATCCGGCTACCGGTGCCCGGCAAGCACCTCGCCCTCAACAGTGCCGCCACGGTGCTGACCGCGCTGAAGCTGGGCCTGCCGGTGTCGGCGGCGGTGACCGCCCTCGGGACGTTCCCCGGCGTACGCCGCCGGTTCGAGCGCAAGGGCGTCGTCGGCGGCGTCCTGGTCTACGACGAGTACGCCTACCACCCGACCTCGATGACCGCGTCCCTACAGACCCTTCGCGAGGTGGCCGGCGACGGGCGCCTGGTGGTGGTCTTCCAGCCGTACCGGGTCTACCGCACCCGCGACCTCCAGGACCAGCTCGCCGCCGCGCTCGGCATCGCCGACGAGGTGGTGATGCTGGAGGTCTTCGGCCCCGGCGAGGTACGCCAGCCGGGGGAGGGTGCGGCGGCGCTGACCGCGGCCGTGCCGCTGCCGGCGGACCGGAAGATCTTCCTTGAGTCCTGGGCGGACGTGCCGGCCGAGGTGGTCCGGCGGGCCGGTCGGGGCGACGTGGTGGTGACCATGGGCGCGCCGCCGATCTCGCTGATGGGCGACGAACTGCTCGCCGCGCTCGCCGGTGGGCCGGCGGCCGACGACGTCCGGGACGCGGTCGTGGCGCCCGGGGCGGCCGGATCGACTCCACCCGGCGCGTGA